From a single Brassica rapa cultivar Chiifu-401-42 chromosome A01, CAAS_Brap_v3.01, whole genome shotgun sequence genomic region:
- the LOC103865611 gene encoding geranylgeranyl pyrophosphate synthase, chloroplastic/chromoplastic — translation MASSVTLGSCPWVLHHQSKTPRSRSPPFITLKPITLTPKRSVSSSSHTISSSLVTKEDNNLKSTSSFDFMSYILRKADSVNRALDSAVPLREPLKIHEAMRYSLLAGGKRVRPVLCIAACELVGGEESLAMPAACAVEMIHTMSLIHDDLPCMDNDDLRRGKPTNHKVYGEDVAVLAGDALLSFAFEHLASATSSDVSPARVVRAVGELAKAIGTEGLVAGQVADISSEGLDLNDVGLDHLEFIHLHKTAALLEASAVLGGIVGGGSDEEIERLRKFARCIGLLFQVVDDILDVTKSSQELGKTAGKDLIADKLTYPKLMGLEKSREFAEKLNREARDQLLGFDSDKVAPLLALANYIANRQN, via the coding sequence ATGGCTTCTTCAGTGACTCTAGGTTCATGCCCATGGGTTCTTCACCACCAATCCAAAACACCCAGATCCAGATCTCCTCCCTTCATCACACTTAAACCCATCACCCTCACCCCAAAACGCAGCGTTTCGTCTTCTTCCCACACCATTTCCTCTTCCCTCGTCACCAAAGAAGACAACAACCTCAAATCCACCTCCTCCTTCGACTTCATGTCTTACATCCTCCGCAAAGCCGACTCCGTCAACAGAGCCCTGGACTCCGCCGTCCCCCTCCGGGAGCCGCTCAAGATCCACGAGGCGATGCGCTACTCCCTCCTCGCCGGCGGCAAACGCGTCAGGCCCGTCCTCTGCATCGCCGCCTGCGAGCTCGTCGGCGGGGAAGAGTCCCTCGCCATGCCGGCGGCCTGCGCCGTCGAGATGATCCACACCATGTCGCTGATCCACGACGACTTGCCGTGCATGGACAACGACGACCTCCGCCGCGGGAAGCCGACGAACCACAAGGTTTACGGCGAGGACGTGGCAGTTCTAGCCGGAGACGCGCTTCTCTCCTTCGCCTTCGAGCATTTAGCGTCGGCCACGAGCTCCGACGTTTCTCCGGCGAGGGTGGTCAGAGCCGTCGGAGAGTTGGCGAAAGCTATAGGAACCGAAGGGCTGGTCGCTGGACAAGTGGCGGATATAAGCAGCGAAGGGTTGGACTTAAACGACGTCGGATTGGATCATTTGGAGTTTATTCATTTGCATAAAACGGCGGCGTTGCTTGAGGCTTCAGCCGTTTTGGGTGGGATCGTCGGTGGAGGGAGTGATGAAGAGATCGAGAGGCTGAGGAAGTTCGCGAGGTGTATCGGTCTGTTGTTTCAGGTGGTTGATGACATCTTGGACGTGACGAAGTCGTCTCAGGAGCTGGGGAAGACCGCCGGGAAAGATTTGATCGCCGATAAGCTGACGTATCCGAAGCTCATGGGGTTGGAGAAATCGAGAGAGTTCGCTGAGAAGTTGAATAGAGAGGCGCGTGATCAGCTTTTGGGGTTTGATTCCGACAAGGTTGCTCCTTTGTTGGCTTTGGCTAATTACATTGCCAATAGACAGAACTGA
- the LOC103865519 gene encoding calcium uniporter protein 1, mitochondrial, which yields MAMRKLLSQRMFNVSKIASQGLMNCRISSSSLAVRTRVPKEPGEATVDPEPADSWMDMTMMKTPFGESLREKLRENDRIRLDGLLPPPLKHAAAAAEKTEALGLTARDAKKLLRAAQIEVVKTKLMETGRSWIPYNEFVGLCNDSCLDPAQGPWIAKMLDDTGNVIVLGDYVCLRPDQVTKSIEGLLPLPQIRNPNDPRRKELKELEATKKVIDEKAHSLVRRELWAGLGYLILQTAGFMRLTFWELTWDVMEPICFYVTSVYFMAGYAFFLRTAKEPSFEGFYESRFEAKQRKLMKSQDFDVGRYDELKKMFNPKPSSAAVSKILGALQN from the exons ATGGCGATGAGGAAGCTTTTGTCGCAGCGTATGTTCAACGTTTCGAAAATTGCGTCTCAAGGTCTCATGAACTGTCGAATCTCGTCTTCTTCGCTAGCCGTGCGGACCAGGGTTCCTAAAGAACCAGGAGAAGCCACCGTTGATCCAGAGCCTGCTGATTCGTGGATGGATATGACCATGATGAAGACGCCGTTTGGGGAGAGTCTGAGGGAGAAGCTCCGAGAAAACGACCGGATTCGATTAGACGGGCTTTTGCCTCCTCCGTTGAAACacgcggcggcggcggcggagaaGACGGAGGCGTTGGGGCTTACTGCGAGAGACGCGAAGAAGTTGCTTAGAGCTGCGCAGATCGAGGTGGTGAAAACGAAGCTGATGGAGACAGGGAGAAGCTGGATCCCTTACAATGAGTTCGTTGGTCTTTGCAATGATTCTTGTTTGGATCCTGCTCAAGGGCCTTGGATCGCTAAGATGCTTGATGATACAGGAAACGTCATCGTTTTGGGTGATTACGTTTGCTTAAGACCTGATCAG GTAACAAAATCTATCGAGGGGCTGCTTCCTTTACCACAGATCCGTAACCCAAACGACCCGAGAAGGAAGGAGCTGAAAGAGCTAGAAGCTACAAAGAAAGTCATTGACGAGAAAGCACATTCACTGGTGAGAAGAGAGCTATGGGCTGGTCTTGGTTACTTGATACTCCAGACCGCAGGGTTCATGAGGCTAACGTTCTGGGAACTCACGTGGGACGTTATGGAGCCAATCTGTTTCTATGTCACATCCGTATACTTCATGGCGGGTTACGCTTTTTTCCTTAGGACAGCGAAGGAACCTTCCTTTGAAGGGTTTTACGAGAGTAGGTTTGAGGCTAAACAGAGGAAACTGATGAAGTCTCAAGATTTTGATGTAGGGAGGTATGATGAGTTGAAGAAGATGTTTAATCCAAAGCCTTCTTCAGCTGCTGTTTCCAAGATTCTTGGAGCTTTACAAAACTAA
- the LOC103865702 gene encoding uncharacterized MFS-type transporter YfnC encodes MGRARTRSGYISTALGFFRSLFPRNLRTNNMKIKTGKFLGVSVSLILINLAAIMERADENLLPSVYKEVSEAFNAGPSDLGYLTFVRNFVQGLASPLAGVLVITYDRPIVLAIGTLCWALSTAAVGASNYFIQVALWRAVNGFGLAIVIPALQSFIADSYKDGTRGAGFGLLNLIGTIGGIGGGVVATVMAGSEFWGVPGWRCAFIMMATLSAVIGLLVFLFVVDPRKHTEREELMVQKISVWNDSWAATKSVVKVRTFQIIVLQGIVGSLPWTAMVFFTMWFELIGFDHNQTAALLGVFATGCAIGTLMGGIIADKMSRIFPNSGRVMCAQFSAFMGIPFSVILLKGIPQSRESYLTFSITLFLMGLTISWCGSAVNAPMFAEVVPPKHRTMIYAFDRAFEGSFSSFAAPLVGILSEKMFGYDSKGIDPLKGSSVREAEALSKGLLSMMAVPFGLCCLSYTPLHFVFKKDRENAKMASSKDVEMI; translated from the exons atgGGTCGTGCTCGAACTCGTTCCGGTTACATCTCCACCGCTTTAGGATTCTTCCGGTCTCTGTTTCCTCGCAACCTCCGTACTAACAACATGAAGATAAA AACAGGAAAATTTTTAGGAGTTTCGGTATCACTGATTCTGATAAACTTAGCTGCGATCATGGAGCGAGCAGACGAGAATCTACTGCCTTCGGTTTACAAAGAAGTGAGCGAAGCGTTTAACGCCGGACCATCAGATTTAGGATACTTAACATTCGTTAGGAACTTCGTTCAAGGACTCGCGTCGCCGTTAGCAGGAGTTCTAGTCATTACCTATGATCGTCCCATCGTTCTTGCGATAGGTACTCTCTGTTGGGCTTTATCTACTGCTGCCGTTGGTGCTAGCAACTACTTCATTCAG GTTGCTTTATGGAGGGCAGTGAATGGGTTTGGGTTAGCTATTGTGATACCGGCGCTTCAGTCGTTTATAGCAGATAGCTATAAGGATGGTACTAGAGGAGCTGGTTTTGGTTTGTTGAATCTCATTGGTACTATTGGTGGTATTGGAGGAGGTGTTGTAGCTACTGTTATGGCCGGTTCAGAGTTTTGGGGAGTACCGGGATGGCGTTGTGCTTTCATCATGATGGCAACGCTTAGTGCAGTGATTGGGTTACTAGTGTTCCTCTTTGTGGTTGACCCCAGGAAGCACACTGAACG AGAGGAACTAATGGTTCAAAAGATATCTGTTTGGAATGACTCATGGGCAGCTACAAAGTCAGTGGTGAAAGTAAGGACGTTTCAGATCATTGTCTTGCAAGGAATCGTTGGTTCATTGCCTTGGACTGCAATGGTTTTCTTCACAATGTGGTTTGAGCTTATTG gtTTTGATCATAACCAGACAGCAGCTTTGCTTGGGGTGTTTGCGACCGGATGCGCTATAGGAACGTTGATGGGAGGCATCATTGCTGATAAGATGTCTAGGATCTTTCCGAACTCCGGTAGAGTGATGTGTGCGCAGTTCAGCGCCTTCATGGGGATCCCATTCTCAGTGATCCTTCTGAAAGGAATCCCACAGAGCAGAGAAAGCTACTTGACCTTCTCCATCACTCTCTTCTTGATGGGTCTAACCATAAGCTGGTGCGGTTCAGCTGTTAACGCGCCCATGTTTGCTGAAGTCGTCCCACCTAAGCACCGGACCATGATCTACGCGTTTGACAGGGCTTTTGAAGGCTCTTTCTCCTCGTTCGCTGCACCTTTGGTTGGGATCTTGTCTGAGAAGATGTTTGGGTATGACTCCAAAGGTATTGATCCTTTGAAAGGGTCATCTGTGCGTGAAGCTGAGGCTCTCTCCAAGGGGCTTTTGTCGATGATGGCTGTCCCCTTTGGCCTCTGCTGTCTCTCTTACACGCCTTTGCATTTCGTTTTCAAGAAAGATCGAGAGAACGCGAAAATGGCGAGTTCTAAAGACGTTGAAATGATATGA
- the LOC103865798 gene encoding NEDD8-conjugating enzyme Ubc12, with the protein MIGLFKVKEKQREQAQNASRGGGASVKKQSAGELRLHKDISELNLPSSCTISFPNGKDDLMNFEVSIKPDDGYYHNGTFLFTFQVSPVYPHEAPKVKCKTKVYHPNIDLEGSVCLNILREDWKPVLNINTVIYGLFHLFTEPNSEDPLNHDAAQVLRDNPKLFETNVRRAMTGGYVGQTFFPRCI; encoded by the exons atgATTGGGTTGTTTAAAGTAAAGGAGAAGCAAAGAGAACAAGCTCAGAACGCTAGCCGAGGAGGAGGAGCTTCTGTCAAGAAACAATCTGCTGGCGAACTTCGTCTTCACAAAG ATATATCAGAGTTGAATCTTCCTAGCTCTTGTACAATTTCGTTTCCTAACGGCAAAGATGATTTGATGAACTTTGAAGTCTCCATTAAACCTGATGATGGTTACTACCA CAATGGTACATTTCTTTTCACGTTCCAAGTGTCTCCTGTGTATCCTCATGAAGCTCCTAAAGTTAAATGCAAAACCAAG GTGTATCATCCCAATATAGATTTGGAAGGAAGCGTTTGCCTCAACATCTTGCGTGAAGACTGGAAACCTGTTCTTAACATCAACACTGTTATCTATGGACTCTTCCATCTCTTCACG GAACCCAACTCTGAAGATCCTTTGAACCATGACGCTGCACAAGTCTTGAGGGATAACCCAAAGCTCTTTGAGACCAATGTCAGGAGAGCCATGACCGGTGGCTATGTTGGTCAAACCTTTTTCCCACGCTGTATCTAA
- the LOC103865897 gene encoding BES1/BZR1 homolog protein 2 produces the protein MAAGGGGSSSAGRTPTWKERENNKKRERRRRAITAKIYSGLRAQGNYKLPKHCDNNEVLKALCLEAGWIVEDDGTTYRKGFKPTPTNFSTNSSIQPSPQSSAFPSPAPSYHGSPVSSSFPSPSRYDQNPSSYLLLPFLHNIASSIPSNLPPLRISNSAPVTPPLSSPTSRGSKRKLITEQLPNGGSLLRHPLFAISAPSSPTRRGGHQTPPTIPECDESEEDSVEDSGRWISFQSTAPPSPTFNLVQQTSMEIDMKRPEWGMNARGSEFEFENGTVKPWEGEMIHEVGVEDLELTLGGTKTRC, from the exons ATGGCGGCAGGTGGAGGAGGATCATCGTCGGCGGGACGGACTCCGACGTGGAAGGAGAGGGAGAACAACAAGAAGagggagaggagaagaagagccATCACGGCCAAGATTTACTCTGGTCTCAGAGCTCAAGGTAACTACAAGCTCCCTAAGCACTGCGACAACAACGAAGTCCTTAAAGCTCTTTGCCTCGAAGCTGGTTGGATCGTTGAAGACGACGGCACCACTTATCGCAAG GGTTTTAAGCCAACTCCGACGAACTTCAGCACGAACTCATCAATCCAACCGAGTCCACAATCATCTGCCTTCCCAAGCCCGGCACCTTCTTACCACGGCTCCCCTGTCTCATCCTCCTTCCCAAGCCCATCTCGTTACGACCAAAACCCTTCCTCGTACCTCCTCCTCCCTTTCCTCCACAACATCGCTTCCTCCATCCCATCAAACCTCCCTCCTCTCAGAATCTCCAACAGCGCTCCCGTAACTCCCCCCTTGTCCTCTCCCACCTCTCGCGGTTCGAAGCGGAAGCTCATCACAGAACAGCTACCAAACGGCGGGTCTTTGCTAAGACACCCGCTTTTCGCTATCTCTGCTCCGTCTAGTCCTACGCGCCGCGGCGGTCACCAGACGCCGCCGACGATACCTGAATGCGACGAGTCTGAGGAGGATTCGGTAGAGGATTCAGGACGGTGGATTAGTTTTCAGTCCACGGCTCCTCCTTCACCGACGTTTAACCTCGTTCAGCAGACGTCTATGGAGATTGACATGAAGAGACCAGAGTGGGGGATGAATGCGAGGGGGTCAGAGTTTGAGTTCGAGAATGGTACTGTTAAGCCATGGGAAGGCGAAATGATTCATGAAGTTGGTGTAGAGGATCTTGAGCTCACTCTCGGTGGCACTAAGACAAGATGCTAA
- the LOC103865341 gene encoding protein DA1-related 1 — protein sequence MPMGWLTKILKGSSHKYSDGQANRRYNREDRSLDTPRYSAEGSDFDKEEIECAIALSLSEQEHVIPQDDKGKKVIEYKSETEEDDDEDEDEDEDEEDDDEEHMRAQVEAAEEEEKKVAQAQIEEEEKRRAEEAELEELEKQLAKARLEEEEVRRAKAQLEEDEQLAKAIQESMNVGSPPPGYDSGSVFPSYPFLVPSRICTGCRAEIGHGRFLSCMGGVWHPECFCCHACDKPIIDCEFSMSGNRPYHKLCYKEQHHPKCDVCHNFIPTNPAGLIEYRAHPFWMQKYCPSHERDGTPRCCSCERMEPKDTKYLILDDGRKLCLECLDSAIMDTNECQPLYLEIREFYEGLHMKVEQQIPMLLVERSALNEAMEGEKHGHHHLPETRGLCLSEEQTVTTVLRRPKIGAGYKLIDMITEPCRLVRRCEVTAILILYGLPRLLTGSILAHEMMHAWLRLNGYPNLRPEVEEGICQVLAHMWLESETYAGSTLIDIASSSSSSSSAAVAIASSKKGERSDFEKKLGEFFKHQIESDSSSAYGDGFRQGNQAVLTHGLKRTLDHIRLTGTFP from the exons ATGCCAATGGGGTGGCTTACTAAGATCCTTAAAGGTTCTAGTCATAAGTATTCAGATGGTCAAGCTAACAGAAGATACAATAGAGAGGATAGAAGCCTGGACACTCCTCGTTATTCCGCG GAAGGATCtgattttgacaaagaagaaattGAATGCGCCATTGCACTCTCCCTTTCTGAACAAGAACATGTGATTCCACAAGATGACAAAGGAAAGAAAGTCATCG AATACAAATCTGaaactgaagaagatgatgatgaggatgaggatgaggatgaggatgaggaggatgatgatgaagaacacATGAGAGCTCAGGTGGAAGCagcagaagaagaggaaaagaagGTAGCTCAAGCTCAaatagaggaagaagagaaacgAAGAGCTGAAGAAGCTGAGCTAGAAGAGTTAGAGAAACAGCTTGCCAAAGCTAGACTAGAAGAGGAAGAAGTTAGACGCGCCAAAGCTCAACTTGAGGAAGATGAGCAGCTCGCAAAGGCTATTCAAGAAAGTATGAATGTGGGATCTCCTCCTCCTGGATATGATTCTGGAAGTGTGTTTCCATCATACCCCTTCCTTGTTCCTTCTAg AATATGCACTGGTTGCCGAGCTGAGATTGGACATGGAAGGTTTCTGAGTTGCATGGGTGGCGTTTGGCATCCTGAATGTTTTTGCTGCCACGCTTGTGATAAGCCCATCATAGACTGTGAG ttCTCAATGTCAGGAAACCGTCCTTATCACAAACTGTGTTACAAGGAGCAGCATCATCCAAAATGTGATGTTTGTCATAACTTT ATTCCTACAAATCCAGCTGGTCTCATTGAGTACAGGGCACATCCCTTTTGGATGCAGAAGTATTGTCCTTCACATGAGCGTGATGGAACACCTAGATGCTGCAGCTGTGAGCGCATGGAG CCGAAAGATACAAAGTATCTGATACTTGATGATGGTAGAAAACTGTGTCTTGAATGTCTAGACTCAGCCATTATGGACACTAATGAATGCCAACCGTTGTATCTCGAGATACGTGAGTTTTATGAAGGCTTGCACATGAAAGTGGAACAGCAGATACCTATGCTCTTGGTGGAGAGATCAGCTTTAAACGAAGCTATGGAAGGAGAGAAACAT GGACATCATCACTTACCTGAGACTAGAGGACTCTGTTTGTCTGAAGAACAAACTGTCACAACA GTGTTGAGGAGACCAAAGATTGGTGCAGGCTACAAGTTGATAGACATGATCACTGAGCCTTGCAGGCTGGTGCGCCGTTGTGAAGTCACTGCTATTCTCATCTTATATGGACTTCCCCG TTTGTTAACTGGATCAATCCTAGCTCATGAGATGATGCATGCATGGCTTCGACTAAATG GGTATCCAAATCTTAGACCAGAAGTGGAAGAAGGGATATGTCAGGTTTTAGCTCACATGTGGTTGGAATCTGAGACTTATGCTGGCTCTACATTGATAGATAttgcatcttcttcttcgtcttcatcaTCAGCCGCTGTGGCGATTGCATCGTCCAAGAAAGGTGAGAGGTCTGATTTTGAGAAGAAACTCGGTGAGTTTTTCAAGCACCAGATAGAGTCAGATTCTTCTTCGGCATATGGGGATGGGTTCAGGCAAGGTAACCAAGCTGTTCTTACGCATGGTCTGAAGCGAACCCTTGATCATATTCGCTTGACCGGTACATTTCCTTAA
- the LOC103865430 gene encoding probable vacuolar amino acid transporter YPQ3 gives MVYARYCLKEKKTCVRWVERYFDDCLCNLNDEVSFALGIVSLICWGVAEIPQIITNFRTKSSHGVSLSFLLAWVAGDIFNLIGCLLEPATLPTQFYTALLYTVSTVVLVIQTIYYDYIYRLCTHGRTKICQKDEEDEEKKPLNPPKTMGSAISIPGESYKASPRKEFYYTSARSLAGSGTPPLRTSYFRVAKSGPSAMTIDSGSSSDEDETMSTLPVVTAKTITQPRPIPRQAGFGTFLAASVSLPLQAKSLAEKYAHASSRRLLNERIVEHSALGQWLGWLMAAIYMGGRIPQIWLNIKRGSVEGLNPLMFIFALVANATYVGSILVRTIEWDSIKANLPWLLDAIVCVLLDLFIILQYIYYKYCRTNSSKGEEEAEHGYGDYVEASKTFVS, from the exons ATGGTGTATGCACGTTACTGcttgaaggagaagaagacatgTGTGAGATGGGTGGAGAGATACTTCGATGACTGTCTCTGTAACCTGAACGACGAAGTCTCGTTCGCACTTGGAATCGTTAGCCTTATCTGCTGGGGCGTGGCAGAGATTCCTCAGATCATTACCAACTTCCGTACAAAGTCCAGTCATGGTGTCTCTCTATCTTTCCTCCTCGCTTGGGTCGCTGG TGATATCTTCAATCTCATCGGGTGTCTTCTTGAACCAGCTACC tTGCCGACTCAGTTCTACACAGCCTTG CTTTACACAGTGAGCACCGTGGTATTGGTGATCCAGACAATTTACTACGACTATATCTACAGACTTTGCACACATGGACGCACCAAGATCTGTCAAAAG gacgaagaagacgaagagaaGAAACCCTTAAACCCACCGAAGACGATGGGATCTGCCATTTCCATCCCAGGGGAATCTTACAAAGCTTCTCCTCGGAAAGAGTTCTATTACAC GTCAGCGAGATCATTGGCCGGCAGCGGAACACCGCCTTTAAGAACATCATATTTTCGGGTGGCTAAGAGTGGCCCTTCGGCTATGACAATAGATAGTGGTTCTTCCTCGGACGAAGATGAGACAATGTCAACACTTCCTGTTGTGACGGCTAAGACCATTACCCAACCAAGGCCAATCCCTAGACag GCTGGTTTTGGAACGTTCTTAGCCGCATCCGTTAGCCTTCCATTGCAGGCCAAGAGCCTAGCAGAAAAGTATGCACATGCTTCAAGCAGACGGCTTCTGAAT GAAAGAATAGTTGAGCATAGCGCATTGGGACAATGGTTGGGATGGCTAATGGCAGCCATTTACATGGGCGGCCGCAtccctcaaatctggctcaac aTCAAACGAGGAAGCGTCGAG GGTTTGAATCCACTTATGTTTATCTTCGCGCTTGTAGCCAATGCAACGTACGTTGGTAGTATTCTTGTCAGAACAATTGAATGGGATAGTATCAAAGCAAATCTCCCTTGGTTGCTTGATGCTATTGTCTGCGTCCTACTCGATCTATTT ATCATATTGCAGTATATCTACTACAAGTATTGCAGGACGAATAGCTCAAAAGGCGAAGAAGAAGCAGAACACGGCTACGGAGACTATGTGGAAGCAAGCAAAACTTTTGTTTCGTGA